A genomic segment from Polyangium mundeleinium encodes:
- a CDS encoding ABC transporter ATP-binding protein: protein MPSALEARDIRVIREGRPIVDGASLVVSYGEKVAIAGASGSGKSTFLRAMATLIPIDSGHVLLDGVDALALSPTRFRTRVAYLPQAPPMLPGTVADNVAAGPALRGETLVRERQIELLRAVGIDEAFLARGADELSGGERQRVALARALANEPKVLLLDEPTAALDPETALQVIALVRSMATAGRGVVMVTHIAAHAEALAGRRYVFQAGKLVAVAGGP, encoded by the coding sequence ATGCCCTCTGCCCTCGAAGCCCGCGACATCCGCGTGATCCGCGAAGGACGCCCCATCGTCGACGGCGCCAGCCTCGTGGTCTCGTACGGCGAGAAGGTCGCGATTGCAGGCGCCTCCGGCAGCGGAAAGAGCACGTTTCTTCGGGCGATGGCGACGCTGATTCCGATCGACAGCGGGCATGTGCTGCTCGACGGGGTGGATGCGCTCGCGCTTTCTCCGACCCGCTTTCGGACCCGCGTCGCCTATCTGCCCCAGGCGCCGCCGATGCTGCCAGGCACCGTCGCGGACAACGTGGCTGCCGGGCCGGCGCTGCGCGGCGAGACGCTCGTGCGCGAGCGGCAGATCGAGCTCTTGCGGGCGGTGGGGATCGATGAGGCGTTCCTCGCGCGCGGCGCAGACGAGCTTTCGGGAGGAGAACGCCAGCGCGTCGCGCTGGCACGCGCGCTCGCCAACGAACCGAAGGTGCTGCTCCTCGACGAGCCCACGGCCGCGCTCGATCCAGAGACGGCCCTGCAAGTGATCGCGCTCGTCCGCAGCATGGCGACCGCGGGGCGCGGCGTGGTGATGGTCACGCACATCGCGGCGCACGCAGAAGCGCTCGCGGGTCGGCGCTACGTCTTCCAGGCGGGGAAGCTCGTTGCCGTCGCGGGGGGGCCGTGA
- a CDS encoding ABC transporter permease: MSYLEIPLPRLVMTLGLVVLAILASRWKRLDLERDLAWGALRGAVQLLAIGHVLLLLFKHERPEWVALAISGMLSVAAATSARRVEHGPSARTLFPYALLAIVLGSVVALAPVFVFVVPLHPMYEARYLVPISGMMIASAMNVVAQVFERIFAAAHAHAGEIEQLLALGATPEQALARHVRASVRAAMIPTINSLLTVGLVALPGMMTGQIVSGTAPEQAVRYQIVILYQLVAVAAVSGVLAGEFARRLLFTPRAQLRLPPRAPGIGVRRRRAP, from the coding sequence GTGAGCTACCTCGAGATCCCGCTGCCGCGGCTCGTGATGACGCTCGGGCTCGTCGTGCTGGCGATCCTCGCCTCGCGCTGGAAGCGGCTCGACCTCGAACGTGATCTCGCTTGGGGCGCGCTGCGCGGCGCCGTGCAGCTTTTGGCCATCGGTCACGTGCTGCTCCTGCTCTTCAAGCACGAGCGGCCGGAATGGGTGGCGCTGGCCATCTCGGGGATGCTCAGCGTGGCGGCAGCGACCAGCGCACGGCGCGTGGAGCACGGGCCCTCGGCGCGCACGTTGTTTCCCTATGCGCTTTTGGCCATCGTGCTCGGCTCCGTGGTGGCGCTGGCTCCAGTCTTCGTGTTCGTGGTGCCGCTGCACCCGATGTACGAGGCGAGGTATCTCGTGCCCATCAGCGGGATGATGATCGCCAGCGCCATGAACGTCGTGGCGCAGGTCTTCGAGCGCATCTTCGCCGCTGCGCACGCGCACGCGGGCGAGATCGAGCAGCTCCTCGCGCTCGGCGCGACGCCCGAGCAGGCGCTCGCCCGGCACGTGCGGGCCTCGGTGCGCGCCGCGATGATCCCCACCATCAACAGCCTGCTCACGGTCGGGCTCGTCGCGCTGCCGGGAATGATGACCGGTCAAATCGTGAGCGGCACGGCGCCCGAGCAGGCCGTGCGTTACCAGATCGTGATCCTGTATCAGCTCGTCGCCGTGGCTGCGGTCTCCGGAGTGCTCGCGGGGGAATTCGCCAGGCGCCTGCTCTTCACGCCGCGCGCCCAGCTTCGCCTGCCCCCGCGCGCGCCGGGGATCGGCGTGCGGCGACGAAGGGCTCCCTGA
- a CDS encoding DUF2339 domain-containing protein, with product MEALLVLLGLGLVGLFLATPILALLLATQAKARAKHLEERLDVREARIVELERRLARMETLAQAPPVHPPDRTAPSPTPHDPSVNAGRVDLRDAKIHPSDLTDAPSTPHDPSFQPGRGDLRDAKVHPSDLTDAPHALAVAPSEPTGDPHAISEAAAASASASAPAPAAVSSSAPPTEPAPSLEEQLGLTWLTRIGAAAFLLGALFFFKYAVDNAWIGPTGRVVLGAALGALLLASAELLRPRTRPAFVHALSGIGLATLVASLWASVALYQLAPPTVAFVAVALVLALGAGLSLRHRAESLLVLVLVAGLANPVVLSTGQDRPAALFGYLLLLGSMALGVALRAGFRLVLALVVAGSAALFLGWYAKYFDIHGQASAWSDVPPEARIGPYHNLAARLAPLLFVGLASAQWSAVALYLDRRTPRKLDAKLFALAALTLSHAGAAMLLPDHVWFLSALAIALGAFAIWLLGALGVTELLAVPMAAAFVVFLVVSHDVPQEQRLWLVALFGGWTAVYVAGFVRKVLRLDPLPAGAAIAGSVAAALFVVLAAVQLLPERPAIFVVLTSIASAAAAALAVRARLGVLHLAAVAFASLMVAIAAGFVRSAAPAVPLSPAFLGALVVFGVVHLAALGVAALRTPAPVRWSAVLAGALATLAFVAAALASTSDEVPTFRALVTAAAGAADLALAAVIMRRRPEASVRLSLLAGLALGLFAAALAFGLEGATITVLWAALGCVAAAIAARSREGGWLVVASLLFTATLVRLVAIDVWGTQALVERFLETQGREGVLSVPLLRSPRATGLAGMSVALLVAAYLLAAGARRADAAKDKARASLDVAAGIAAIGGHAFWITLAVLEVRTAVTTLPAPPPVPLDAPEWAAFAARLTALLESQQGRLAMTTTLVLSVAAAALLALGFAARSALHRYLGLALFFLAVAKLAVWDVWSVERIYQILLLTGVGALLVAGGFLYARFSDRLIALMRTGGTALVILLVATRADAQEIAPRLLPVGKYASMRAVTGIDAAGDHRLVVDDVLYRASTSAELLADVRLVDAAGREVPRIVREIPAHRRAPDVPGELLDPAWLQSGAAVATFRLPASTLHCRLVLDISGETFLRRVRVETGDSREALGVVAEGPFVYRIRHERGTVEHLLVPYPKSEARLVRVTLLPSDAAEAGGRLSIRGADFRCPSSNDETNAASEVPLAIEEIRRDEAERSTIVTLDAGAEGLPIQAITLDVGTTELRRRVDVTATSFREVWPAVGGGVLYRITPRPGVVLESTRLPIDETRKRYFRLVIHDEDSPPLGIRGARGEVRAREIVFRATAPGEHRLYVGDRTAAAPSYDLAVILDRADRAEAPRDATMGPVLPNPRFGEADRAAPLPFTERHRTALGVALAVVLLALSLWAIRLLRNAGTADEGKPG from the coding sequence ATGGAGGCGCTCCTCGTCCTGCTCGGCCTGGGCTTGGTGGGGCTGTTCCTGGCCACCCCGATCCTCGCGTTGCTCCTGGCCACGCAGGCGAAGGCGCGCGCGAAGCACCTCGAAGAGAGGCTCGACGTGCGAGAGGCGCGTATCGTGGAGCTGGAACGGCGGCTCGCGCGCATGGAGACGCTCGCGCAAGCCCCCCCGGTCCACCCGCCAGATCGGACCGCCCCCTCGCCGACGCCTCACGACCCGTCCGTCAACGCTGGCAGGGTGGATCTGCGCGACGCGAAGATCCACCCGTCAGACCTGACTGACGCACCGTCGACACCTCACGACCCGTCGTTCCAGCCTGGTAGGGGGGATCTACGGGACGCGAAGGTCCACCCGTCCGACCTGACGGACGCCCCGCACGCGCTCGCGGTCGCGCCGTCCGAACCGACGGGTGACCCGCACGCAATTTCGGAGGCCGCCGCCGCTTCTGCCTCCGCCTCCGCTCCGGCTCCCGCCGCCGTCTCCTCCTCCGCACCCCCCACCGAGCCTGCTCCCTCCCTCGAAGAGCAACTCGGCCTCACGTGGCTCACCCGCATCGGCGCAGCGGCCTTCCTCCTCGGCGCCCTGTTCTTCTTCAAGTACGCCGTCGACAACGCCTGGATCGGCCCTACCGGTCGTGTCGTCCTCGGCGCAGCCCTCGGCGCCTTGCTCCTCGCCTCTGCGGAGCTCCTCCGACCCCGGACCCGTCCGGCCTTCGTGCATGCCCTCTCCGGCATCGGCCTCGCCACGCTCGTCGCTTCGTTATGGGCCAGCGTCGCGCTCTACCAGCTCGCCCCGCCGACCGTGGCCTTCGTCGCCGTGGCCCTCGTGCTCGCGCTCGGCGCAGGGCTCTCGCTCCGCCACCGCGCCGAATCGCTGCTCGTCCTCGTCCTCGTCGCCGGCCTCGCCAATCCCGTCGTGCTCTCGACCGGACAGGACCGGCCCGCTGCGCTCTTCGGCTACCTGCTCCTCCTCGGATCCATGGCCCTCGGCGTCGCGCTCCGGGCCGGCTTCCGACTCGTTCTGGCCCTCGTCGTCGCGGGATCGGCCGCGCTTTTCCTCGGCTGGTACGCGAAGTACTTCGACATCCACGGTCAGGCGTCCGCGTGGAGCGATGTCCCGCCGGAAGCGCGCATCGGGCCTTATCACAACCTCGCCGCGCGCCTCGCGCCGCTGCTCTTCGTGGGGCTCGCTTCCGCGCAGTGGTCCGCCGTCGCGCTTTACCTCGACCGTCGCACCCCGCGGAAGCTCGACGCCAAGCTCTTTGCGCTCGCCGCGCTCACGCTCTCGCACGCGGGGGCGGCGATGTTGCTCCCCGATCACGTGTGGTTCCTCTCGGCCCTTGCGATCGCCCTCGGCGCCTTTGCCATCTGGCTGCTCGGCGCGCTCGGCGTGACCGAGCTCCTCGCCGTGCCCATGGCCGCGGCGTTCGTGGTCTTCCTCGTCGTGAGCCATGACGTCCCCCAGGAGCAGCGGCTCTGGCTCGTGGCGCTCTTCGGCGGGTGGACGGCCGTCTACGTTGCAGGCTTCGTGCGCAAGGTCCTCCGCCTCGATCCGTTGCCGGCGGGCGCCGCCATCGCGGGCAGCGTCGCTGCCGCGTTGTTCGTCGTGCTCGCCGCGGTGCAGCTCCTGCCCGAGAGGCCCGCAATCTTCGTGGTGCTCACCTCGATCGCGAGTGCTGCCGCCGCCGCGCTCGCCGTTCGTGCTCGCCTCGGCGTGCTCCACCTCGCAGCTGTCGCCTTTGCGTCGCTCATGGTCGCGATCGCCGCGGGCTTCGTGCGAAGCGCCGCGCCTGCGGTGCCCTTGTCGCCCGCGTTCCTCGGCGCGCTCGTGGTCTTCGGGGTCGTGCACCTCGCGGCCCTCGGGGTCGCCGCGCTTCGGACGCCCGCGCCCGTGCGCTGGAGCGCGGTCCTGGCCGGAGCGCTCGCTACGCTTGCGTTCGTCGCGGCTGCGCTCGCGTCCACGAGCGACGAGGTCCCGACGTTCCGCGCGCTCGTCACGGCCGCCGCGGGCGCTGCGGATCTCGCGCTCGCCGCGGTGATCATGCGCCGGAGGCCCGAGGCGAGCGTGCGCCTGTCCCTGCTCGCGGGGCTCGCGCTCGGCCTCTTTGCGGCGGCGCTCGCGTTTGGGCTCGAGGGCGCCACGATCACGGTGCTGTGGGCCGCGCTCGGCTGCGTCGCGGCGGCGATCGCGGCGCGCTCGCGGGAGGGCGGGTGGCTCGTGGTGGCCTCGCTCTTGTTCACGGCGACGCTCGTTCGTCTCGTCGCCATCGACGTGTGGGGCACGCAGGCGCTCGTGGAGCGGTTTCTCGAGACACAGGGCAGGGAAGGGGTCCTCTCCGTGCCCTTGCTCCGCAGCCCGCGTGCCACGGGCCTCGCGGGCATGAGCGTCGCGTTGCTCGTCGCGGCGTACCTGCTCGCCGCGGGGGCGCGGCGCGCGGATGCAGCCAAGGACAAGGCGCGGGCGTCGCTCGATGTCGCCGCCGGGATCGCTGCAATCGGCGGACATGCGTTCTGGATCACGCTCGCCGTGCTGGAAGTCCGCACCGCCGTGACCACGCTTCCCGCGCCTCCGCCCGTGCCGCTCGACGCACCCGAATGGGCGGCCTTCGCCGCGCGCCTCACGGCCCTGCTGGAGTCGCAGCAGGGCAGGCTCGCCATGACGACCACGCTCGTGCTCTCGGTCGCGGCCGCGGCGCTGCTCGCGCTCGGCTTCGCGGCGCGCAGCGCGCTTCATCGGTACCTGGGGCTCGCCTTGTTTTTCCTCGCCGTCGCCAAGCTCGCGGTATGGGACGTCTGGAGCGTCGAGCGCATCTACCAGATCCTCCTGCTCACCGGCGTCGGCGCGCTCCTCGTCGCCGGCGGGTTTCTCTATGCGCGCTTCAGCGATCGTCTGATCGCGCTGATGCGCACGGGCGGGACGGCGCTCGTGATCCTGCTCGTCGCCACGCGCGCGGATGCACAAGAGATCGCGCCGCGGCTCCTCCCGGTCGGCAAATACGCGTCGATGCGCGCCGTGACGGGCATCGACGCCGCTGGCGATCATCGGCTCGTCGTGGACGACGTGCTCTACCGGGCGAGCACATCGGCGGAGCTCCTCGCGGACGTACGGCTCGTCGACGCAGCCGGGCGCGAGGTGCCGCGAATCGTGCGGGAAATCCCGGCCCATCGGCGCGCGCCGGACGTGCCCGGCGAGCTTCTGGATCCCGCGTGGCTGCAGAGCGGCGCGGCGGTCGCGACGTTCCGGCTGCCGGCGTCGACGCTGCATTGTCGGCTCGTGCTCGACATCTCCGGCGAGACGTTCCTCCGGCGCGTGCGCGTCGAGACGGGCGACAGCCGCGAGGCGCTCGGCGTCGTCGCGGAGGGGCCGTTCGTGTACCGGATCCGGCACGAGCGCGGCACGGTCGAGCACCTGCTCGTCCCGTACCCGAAGTCCGAAGCGCGGCTCGTGCGCGTGACGCTCCTGCCCTCGGATGCGGCCGAGGCCGGCGGACGCCTCTCGATCCGGGGCGCCGATTTTCGCTGCCCGTCCTCGAACGACGAGACGAACGCGGCCTCCGAGGTGCCGCTCGCCATCGAGGAGATCCGGCGCGACGAGGCGGAGCGATCCACGATCGTCACGCTCGACGCGGGCGCGGAGGGCCTGCCGATCCAGGCGATCACGCTCGACGTCGGGACGACGGAGCTCCGCCGCCGCGTCGACGTCACGGCGACGAGCTTCCGCGAGGTCTGGCCGGCCGTGGGCGGCGGCGTCCTGTATCGAATCACGCCGCGGCCGGGCGTCGTGCTGGAGTCGACGCGCCTGCCGATCGACGAGACCCGCAAGCGGTATTTCCGCCTCGTGATCCACGACGAGGACTCGCCACCGCTCGGGATCCGCGGCGCGCGCGGCGAAGTGCGTGCCCGCGAGATTGTCTTCCGCGCGACGGCGCCCGGTGAGCACCGGCTCTACGTCGGGGATCGGACCGCCGCCGCGCCGTCCTACGATCTCGCCGTGATCCTCGATCGCGCCGATCGGGCCGAGGCGCCGCGGGACGCGACGATGGGGCCTGTCCTGCCAAACCCTCGTTTCGGCGAGGCGGATCGCGCAGCACCGCTGCCGTTCACGGAGCGGCACCGGACGGCGCTCGGCGTGGCCCTCGCGGTCGTGTTGCTCGCGCTCTCGTTATGGGCGATCCGCTTGCTCCGCAACGCTGGGACCGCGGACGAGGGCAAACCGGGCTGA
- a CDS encoding Coq4 family protein: MVSWKQVGEVLRAWREGASLGDIAVMKFDMLGGSPPDINARLRAQGRGCLEVDLDALRALPEGTVGRAYARLLDRSGLRPLTMSAAIQARFAENPYALRYTSTHDLFHLLTGFPTTPAGEIGLYAFMMAQGFGARNLLHLWGSAAVYALLMPLHAPGILHNVRVGLSMGKKAKILIEAPFEEMLADPIEEVRQRLGLPDPASAGIAPGKKSLLAEWLIPKDQAASMS; this comes from the coding sequence ATGGTGAGCTGGAAGCAAGTCGGCGAGGTCTTGCGGGCATGGCGCGAGGGCGCGAGCCTGGGGGACATCGCCGTGATGAAGTTCGACATGCTCGGGGGCTCGCCGCCCGACATCAACGCGCGGCTGCGGGCGCAGGGACGCGGCTGCCTGGAGGTCGACCTCGATGCGCTGCGGGCGCTGCCGGAGGGGACCGTCGGCCGCGCGTATGCGAGGCTGCTCGATCGGAGCGGCCTCCGCCCGCTGACGATGAGCGCCGCGATCCAGGCGCGATTCGCCGAAAACCCCTACGCGCTCCGGTACACGAGCACGCACGACCTCTTCCACCTGCTCACCGGTTTCCCCACGACGCCGGCGGGCGAAATCGGGCTTTACGCGTTCATGATGGCCCAGGGATTCGGGGCCCGGAACCTCCTGCACCTCTGGGGAAGCGCGGCGGTGTACGCGCTGCTCATGCCGCTGCACGCGCCGGGGATCCTGCACAATGTGCGGGTTGGCCTTTCGATGGGGAAAAAGGCGAAGATTCTGATCGAGGCCCCATTCGAGGAGATGCTCGCCGATCCGATCGAAGAGGTCCGGCAGCGCCTCGGTCTGCCCGATCCCGCGAGTGCCGGCATTGCGCCGGGGAAAAAGAGCCTGCTCGCCGAATGGTTGATCCCGAAGGACCAGGCGGCCTCGATGAGCTGA
- a CDS encoding serine/threonine-protein kinase, translating into MLSEDIQIALSTLTRLHATNPELEEAVRAHFRAGGESEADRRVLPQDARAAAQLLRRELPELARSAEELAALAALYGEPAGEVLLAFSAASAFRRDVRMAPILVALAETLGRDRIVEAARARVVEGPLLDALSCAPLLGDGEALASAANAEARARLEILIWEAGASALEVPELGPWLWGSPEVFELMVRGPAHGALRGRVLAARCLEISVRGMPRMADPELIGRTLQVLQPLLLHPEPLVWVHAARALGRLTGVMEELQGTLLDWVFGESVVLRQRATTAFASLPAERLAFLASQLVAILDSREEEAWVLAAVAAATPYLFFERKTLWDRLARRVLEGDGGAIAARALARGLATLFRRGVDEPEIEATLRALREKARYVRVASIDESRRWIEVIAVTDVIDRAERDPLDLELGLENLMRLAAQYDDEEADARAARFASSLAATFHEARRIALGWGRLRQRAAALNALESSARAFAVRLWRPLLATRPTGVPVDEPELEETWKTLARSPAEILDLVAERRRGEKTDVHEDLALEVVAVRLGGYALDACGEDDELGSGLGAAGAVRRPGAQIDGQRGPTAHDTCLWLRKLEGLGSGSREFPPALKNALSALLWRLVDTTRGTALGEVDDVRWLGPFAAWWALVIDRPAMLRQLATSLPMMAPSALARCCEQAEALRTAVSSAETDAGWSFQAEEALVALHAEDTELSRALSKLAMALEDFGEASGPKSDLEIRCIKLVLAGDRLQASLADPVKALHTASEDDEDSLPPRTTQNAPRVAALVARAIRARELGMLDVWFASLGPVASALLEGAVRGAIRRTPPPPPTSKKKEPKLIEGYELVKPLGEGGIGSVWLVHKPGADRLFVLKIPKADALASANETERAGILASFVEEANALAGLYHPNVANIIDRGVSEGAPFLVLEYLIGADLKQYATARLMTLFELRQVVLDACAGLAALHGAGLVHRDIKPANLWLRLPLAGGERFDPEKHRDPGRVPPLSTVVIDFGMVRAIRVPPEVGGRFVAGTPGYIAPEQVLDPVELDPRSDVYALAGTIYNVTTGRSFFDELTGRDRILAHMRLDPFDDAERLRGFPAAVAKLLRAATTRDPAERPSPLEFGREFAASL; encoded by the coding sequence ATGCTCTCCGAAGACATCCAGATCGCGCTCTCGACCCTGACGCGCCTCCACGCGACGAACCCCGAGCTCGAAGAGGCAGTGCGCGCGCACTTCCGCGCGGGCGGCGAGAGCGAGGCCGATCGGCGTGTGCTTCCGCAGGACGCGCGCGCCGCCGCGCAGCTCCTTCGGCGTGAGCTCCCCGAGCTCGCACGTTCGGCCGAGGAGCTCGCCGCGCTCGCCGCGCTCTACGGCGAGCCGGCCGGCGAGGTCCTGCTCGCGTTCTCTGCGGCGAGCGCGTTCCGGCGCGACGTGCGGATGGCACCGATCCTCGTGGCGCTCGCCGAGACGCTCGGCCGCGATCGGATCGTCGAGGCCGCGCGCGCGCGGGTCGTCGAAGGGCCGCTGCTCGACGCGCTCTCGTGCGCGCCGCTCCTCGGCGACGGAGAAGCGCTCGCGTCGGCGGCGAACGCCGAGGCGCGCGCGCGGCTGGAGATCCTGATCTGGGAGGCCGGCGCGAGCGCGCTCGAAGTGCCCGAGCTCGGGCCCTGGCTCTGGGGATCTCCGGAGGTGTTCGAGCTCATGGTCCGCGGTCCCGCGCACGGCGCGCTCCGCGGCCGCGTGCTCGCCGCGCGGTGCCTTGAAATCAGCGTGCGCGGTATGCCGCGGATGGCCGATCCGGAGCTCATCGGCCGCACGCTGCAGGTGCTCCAGCCCTTGCTCCTGCACCCCGAGCCACTCGTATGGGTGCACGCGGCCCGCGCGCTCGGGCGCCTCACGGGCGTGATGGAAGAGCTCCAGGGCACGCTGCTCGACTGGGTGTTCGGCGAGTCGGTGGTGCTGCGGCAGCGCGCGACGACCGCGTTTGCCTCGCTCCCGGCCGAGCGGCTCGCCTTCCTCGCGAGCCAGCTCGTGGCCATCCTCGACTCGCGCGAGGAGGAGGCCTGGGTCCTCGCCGCGGTCGCCGCCGCGACGCCGTACCTGTTCTTCGAGCGCAAGACGCTTTGGGATCGCCTCGCCCGGCGGGTGCTCGAAGGCGACGGGGGCGCGATCGCCGCGCGCGCGCTCGCGCGTGGGCTCGCGACGCTCTTCCGCCGTGGCGTGGACGAGCCGGAGATCGAGGCCACACTCCGCGCGCTCCGCGAGAAGGCGCGGTATGTGCGCGTCGCCTCGATCGACGAGTCGCGCCGGTGGATCGAGGTCATCGCGGTCACGGACGTGATCGACCGCGCCGAGCGTGATCCGCTCGACCTCGAGCTCGGCCTGGAGAACCTGATGCGCCTCGCCGCGCAGTACGACGACGAGGAGGCGGACGCTCGCGCCGCGCGCTTCGCCTCCTCGCTCGCGGCGACGTTCCACGAGGCGCGCCGCATCGCGCTCGGGTGGGGGAGGCTCCGGCAGCGCGCGGCCGCGCTGAACGCGCTGGAATCGTCGGCGCGGGCGTTCGCGGTTCGCCTCTGGCGCCCGCTGCTCGCGACGCGGCCCACGGGCGTACCCGTGGACGAGCCCGAGCTCGAAGAGACGTGGAAGACCTTGGCTCGTTCGCCTGCGGAGATCCTCGATCTCGTCGCGGAGCGGAGGCGCGGCGAGAAGACGGACGTGCACGAGGATCTCGCGCTCGAGGTCGTGGCGGTTCGCCTCGGCGGGTATGCGCTCGACGCTTGTGGCGAGGACGACGAGCTCGGGTCGGGGCTTGGGGCGGCGGGCGCCGTCAGGCGACCCGGAGCCCAAATCGATGGCCAACGCGGGCCGACGGCGCACGACACCTGCCTCTGGCTGCGCAAGCTCGAAGGCCTCGGCAGCGGCTCGCGCGAGTTCCCGCCTGCTCTGAAAAACGCGCTCTCGGCGCTGCTCTGGCGGCTCGTGGACACGACGCGCGGTACGGCGCTCGGCGAGGTCGACGACGTGCGCTGGCTCGGTCCATTCGCCGCGTGGTGGGCGCTCGTCATCGACCGGCCCGCGATGCTCCGCCAGCTCGCGACCTCGCTGCCGATGATGGCGCCGAGCGCGCTCGCGCGGTGCTGTGAGCAAGCCGAGGCGCTACGCACGGCCGTCTCCTCGGCGGAGACCGACGCCGGCTGGTCGTTCCAGGCCGAGGAGGCGCTGGTCGCGTTGCACGCGGAGGACACCGAGCTCTCGCGGGCGCTCTCGAAGCTCGCGATGGCGCTCGAAGACTTCGGCGAGGCCTCGGGGCCGAAGAGCGACCTCGAAATCCGGTGCATCAAGCTCGTCCTCGCCGGGGATCGATTGCAGGCCTCCCTCGCGGATCCGGTCAAGGCGCTGCACACCGCGAGCGAGGACGACGAGGACTCGCTCCCGCCGCGCACGACGCAGAACGCCCCGCGTGTGGCCGCGCTCGTCGCCCGCGCCATCCGCGCGCGCGAGCTCGGCATGCTCGACGTGTGGTTCGCCTCGCTCGGCCCTGTCGCGTCCGCGCTTTTGGAAGGCGCGGTGCGCGGGGCGATCCGCAGAACGCCGCCGCCGCCGCCGACCTCGAAGAAGAAAGAGCCCAAGCTCATCGAGGGCTACGAGCTCGTGAAGCCGCTCGGCGAGGGCGGGATCGGCTCGGTTTGGCTCGTGCACAAGCCCGGGGCCGATCGCCTCTTCGTGCTCAAGATCCCCAAGGCCGACGCGCTCGCCAGCGCCAACGAGACCGAGCGCGCCGGCATCCTCGCGTCGTTCGTCGAGGAGGCCAATGCGCTCGCGGGCCTTTACCATCCGAACGTCGCGAACATCATCGATCGCGGCGTCTCCGAGGGCGCGCCGTTCCTCGTGCTCGAATACCTGATCGGCGCGGATCTCAAGCAATACGCCACGGCCCGCCTGATGACGCTCTTCGAGCTGCGTCAGGTCGTGCTCGACGCGTGCGCCGGGCTCGCGGCGCTGCACGGTGCGGGCCTCGTGCATCGCGACATCAAGCCGGCGAACCTCTGGCTGCGCCTGCCGCTCGCCGGCGGAGAGCGGTTCGACCCGGAGAAACACCGGGATCCCGGGCGCGTGCCTCCGCTCTCGACCGTGGTCATCGATTTCGGCATGGTGCGGGCGATCCGCGTCCCGCCCGAGGTCGGCGGCCGTTTCGTCGCGGGCACGCCCGGCTACATCGCGCCCGAGCAGGTGCTCGATCCGGTGGAGCTCGACCCGCGCTCGGACGTGTATGCGCTCGCCGGCACGATTTACAACGTGACCACGGGCCGCTCGTTTTTCGACGAGCTCACGGGGCGCGACCGCATCCTCGCGCACATGCGGCTCGATCCTTTCGACGACGCCGAGCGTCTCCGCGGCTTCCCTGCGGCCGTCGCCAAGCTCCTGCGGGCCGCCACCACGCGGGATCCGGCCGAGCGCCCGTCGCCGCTGGAGTTTGGCCGCGAATTCGCGGCGTCGCTCTGA
- a CDS encoding glutathione S-transferase family protein: protein MQHQKTRLYGIPFSPWSEKARWALDHHRISYEEVEHQPIVGDLRLRILLRKPTGRVTVPILDDRGVLFTDSFDIARHADAVGRGPKLFPAGREAEIETWNRRSEETLAALRAMMMLKAVDNPDFVKAVLPPGTPEALVSLLRPVGRGALQSFVSKYRMREGAATHRTVAEEGLAVLDKALAEGQKYLLGDAFSYADITMALVLQGVSPVDKRFMPTGLGGRAAWSNPDLAEKHARLIAWRDELYEKHRRWV, encoded by the coding sequence ATGCAACACCAAAAAACCCGGCTCTACGGCATCCCGTTCTCCCCCTGGTCCGAGAAGGCCCGCTGGGCGCTCGACCATCACCGCATCTCGTACGAGGAAGTCGAGCACCAGCCCATCGTGGGCGACCTCCGGCTCCGGATCCTCCTCCGCAAACCGACCGGGCGCGTAACCGTCCCGATTCTCGACGATCGCGGCGTCCTCTTCACCGACTCGTTCGACATCGCCCGCCACGCGGACGCCGTCGGCCGAGGGCCCAAGCTCTTCCCCGCCGGCCGGGAGGCCGAGATCGAGACCTGGAATCGGCGCAGCGAGGAGACGCTCGCGGCGCTCCGGGCGATGATGATGCTGAAGGCTGTCGACAATCCCGACTTCGTCAAGGCCGTCCTCCCGCCTGGGACCCCGGAGGCGCTCGTGTCGCTGCTCAGGCCGGTGGGCCGCGGCGCCCTGCAGAGCTTCGTCTCGAAGTATCGAATGCGCGAGGGCGCGGCGACGCACCGGACGGTGGCCGAGGAGGGGCTTGCGGTGCTCGACAAGGCGCTCGCCGAGGGCCAAAAATACCTGCTCGGCGACGCCTTCTCGTACGCGGACATCACGATGGCCCTCGTGCTCCAGGGCGTGAGCCCGGTCGACAAGCGGTTCATGCCCACGGGCCTCGGCGGCCGCGCGGCCTGGAGCAACCCGGACCTCGCGGAGAAGCATGCGCGGCTCATCGCGTGGCGCGACGAGCTCTACGAAAAGCATCGCCGGTGGGTGTGA